TGATGATTTTATCACCTTTTTTTAGTTCATTTTGCATTTGCTGAACAGCTTTTTGCCTCTTTTGTTGTGGTCGAATAAGAATGAAGTAAAAGATTACAAACATTAACAGCAAGGGCAAGAAACTTAAAATCCCTTCCATTTTTTCACCCCCTTTTATGTAAATGCTCAAAAGTCATTGCCTTATGAACAAAACCTCTTAAGCTAAAATTGTTTGGCATTTGGTTTATTGAAACCGTAGCGATCAAAAAACTCCTCTCGGAAGTCTCCAAGACGATCCTCACGTATCGCTTGTCTGACCTGCTCCATCAATTTTAACAGAAAATAAAGGTTATGATAAGACGTTAATCTAATTCCGAACGTTTCATTACATTTTAACAAATGTCGAATATAAGCTCGCGAATAATTTTTACACGTATAGCAATCACAATTCTCATCTAAAGGATTAAAGTCTCGAGCATATTTTGCATTTTTCACAACGAGACGCCCTTTACTAGTCATCAAGGTCCCATTCCGAGCTATGCGTGTAGGTAACACACAATCAAACATATCAATACCCCTAATAGCACCATCTATTAAAGCGTCTGGAGACCCTACCCCCATTAAATATCGCGGTTTATTAGAAGGCAATAATGGTGTTGTAAATTCCAACACTCGATTCATAACATCTTTTGGTTCACCAACCGATAAACCACCGACAGCATAACCAGGAAAGTCTAATGAGACAAGGTCTGCCGCACTTTGTTTACGAAGTTCCTCATACTCTCCACCTTGAACAATACCAAACAGCCCTTGATCATGAGGTCTATTGTG
This window of the Bacillus sp. SM2101 genome carries:
- the yajC gene encoding preprotein translocase subunit YajC; this translates as MEGILSFLPLLLMFVIFYFILIRPQQKRQKAVQQMQNELKKGDKIITIGGLHAIVDSIDENKIILTAGDGARLTYDRQAVRELVSE
- the tgt gene encoding tRNA guanosine(34) transglycosylase Tgt, with the protein product MTAITYEHIKTCKQTGARLGRVHTPHGSFETPVFMPVGTLATVKTMSPEDLKEMGAGIILSNTYHLWLRPGHDIVKEAGGLHQFMNWDRAILTDSGGFQVFSLSDFRRIEEEGVHFRHHLNGDKLFLSPEKAMEIQNALGSDIMMAFDECPPYPAEFDYMKKSVERTSRWAERCLTAHNRPHDQGLFGIVQGGEYEELRKQSAADLVSLDFPGYAVGGLSVGEPKDVMNRVLEFTTPLLPSNKPRYLMGVGSPDALIDGAIRGIDMFDCVLPTRIARNGTLMTSKGRLVVKNAKYARDFNPLDENCDCYTCKNYSRAYIRHLLKCNETFGIRLTSYHNLYFLLKLMEQVRQAIREDRLGDFREEFFDRYGFNKPNAKQF